Within Cellulophaga sp. L1A9, the genomic segment TGCTCTATGGGCTTTTTAAGAGTAGTGCCATTTTTGACTTTTCACTTTTATTAGTAACTGGTACTTTCTTAACCCTTATTTTTTCCGCACTATCTTTTAATATTGCAATCTCTAATGAAAATAAGATTAAAGGATTTGGGTATGCCGTTTTGTTATGGTTATTTATGGCCGTTATTTATGATGGATTATTTTTAATGTCACTCATCATTTTTAACGAATACCCTCTTGATAATTTTTCATTAGTGGCCTCAATGTTTAATCCTATTGATTTGTCACGGACCTTAATTTTATTGAAATTAGATATCTCAGCATTATTAGGATACACAGGAGCCGTCTTCAAACAATTTTTTGGCACGAATATGGGAGTGATTATTTCAATGTTGGTACTTGTTTTATGGACGATACTCCCTATATGGAGATTGCTTTATAAATCTAAAAGAAAGGATTTTTAGTAGTCAACTTATAGTATTTCGGTGACCTAGTACATGAATAAGATTGCTTAGCAATCTTATTCATAGGTTATGTTTCTAGAAACACTTACAGGTTTAGGATATTTACATATTTGCGCAAAAACACGATAAAAAAGTATCCT encodes:
- a CDS encoding ABC transporter permease, yielding MFKILKYSFYDLMRSRWSYVYFLFYLLLGFVLLFLNNDVSKAVITLMNIIIVLVPLISTIFGIMYYYNSKEFTELLLAQPIKRTSIFLGQYLGVAASLALSLILGLGIPFVLYGLFKSSAIFDFSLLLVTGTFLTLIFSALSFNIAISNENKIKGFGYAVLLWLFMAVIYDGLFLMSLIIFNEYPLDNFSLVASMFNPIDLSRTLILLKLDISALLGYTGAVFKQFFGTNMGVIISMLVLVLWTILPIWRLLYKSKRKDF